A stretch of the Asticcacaulis sp. ZE23SCel15 genome encodes the following:
- a CDS encoding chemotaxis protein CheW: protein MSIRDYVTLRVGGQLFGVDAARVHDVFHPRGLTPVPLSRSEIAGVLNLRGRIVTAVCARRRLGLGPREEGAPEPLAIGLEVHGDSYGLVIDSVDEVLKLDDEKFHAAPGNLPPRWAEIIVGVYQLEKELLIVLDPHTLLDAGHLKAA from the coding sequence ATGAGCATCCGTGATTATGTAACCCTGCGTGTCGGTGGTCAGTTGTTCGGCGTTGATGCCGCCCGTGTCCATGACGTATTCCATCCGCGCGGCTTAACGCCTGTGCCATTGTCGCGCTCTGAAATCGCCGGTGTGTTGAACCTGCGCGGCCGGATCGTTACCGCTGTGTGTGCCCGCCGTCGTCTGGGTCTTGGCCCACGCGAAGAGGGCGCGCCTGAACCTCTGGCGATTGGTCTCGAAGTGCATGGTGACAGTTACGGCCTCGTGATCGATTCCGTTGATGAAGTCCTGAAACTAGATGATGAAAAGTTCCACGCCGCGCCTGGCAATTTACCGCCGCGCTGGGCAGAAATAATTGTCGGCGTTTATCAATTGGAAAAGGAACTTCTGATAGTGTTGGACCCACACACGCTTTTGGATGCCGGGCATCTCAAGGCCGCTTAA
- a CDS encoding PleD family two-component system response regulator: protein MKTCLVVDDSRVIRKVARRILENLQFEVLEAADGQEALDACKAAMPNAVLLDWNMPVMDGITFLKHLRKEQGGKDPIVVFCTTENDLSHITEALTEGASEYIMKPFDGDILEAKFQEVGLI, encoded by the coding sequence ATGAAAACCTGCCTTGTTGTTGATGACAGCCGCGTCATCCGTAAAGTCGCCAGACGTATTCTGGAGAACCTTCAGTTTGAAGTGCTTGAGGCCGCCGACGGTCAGGAAGCGCTCGATGCCTGTAAGGCCGCCATGCCGAACGCCGTGCTGCTCGACTGGAACATGCCGGTCATGGACGGGATCACGTTCCTGAAGCATCTGCGTAAGGAACAGGGTGGCAAAGACCCGATCGTGGTCTTTTGCACCACCGAAAACGATCTGTCCCACATTACCGAAGCCCTGACCGAAGGGGCCTCCGAATACATAATGAAGCCGTTTGACGGCGATATTCTCGAAGCTAAATTCCAGGAAGTCGGTCTGATCTAG
- a CDS encoding chemotaxis response regulator protein-glutamate methylesterase: MSANPNPAASLRPLKIMIVDDSAVVRGLVTRWIEQELDMVLAGSATDGAKAVERVKDIQPDVLILDIEMPNMGGLEALPKLIAAKPGLKVLMASTLTTRGASVTIRALELGAADYVPKPDSSRIGGADGFRTELLTKIRALCGRTRLWPVPPSETKSEPARPSSLAPSVTPSLAPAPAPRAANITPLKTGHVAAPLLRPRTGPKRIDLLVVGSSTGGPPALRNFLLALGPDWKIPVLIVQHMPATFTTILAEHLDKALPMTVREAKDGMLIESRNVYIAPGDWHMTIKNDPIVKQIKLDQSPQVNWCRPAVDPLFRSAAEVYSHHALGVVLTGMGHDGRDGAQALVNVGATVMAQDEASSVVWGMPGAVAEAGLAELIKPIEGLAQACKTFARGERPQ, from the coding sequence ATGTCAGCTAATCCCAATCCTGCGGCCTCGTTGCGGCCCCTGAAAATCATGATCGTCGATGACTCGGCGGTGGTGCGGGGCCTTGTCACGCGCTGGATCGAGCAGGAATTGGACATGGTTCTGGCCGGTTCCGCCACGGACGGGGCCAAGGCGGTTGAGCGCGTCAAGGACATCCAGCCCGATGTGCTGATCCTCGATATCGAGATGCCGAACATGGGCGGCTTAGAAGCCCTGCCCAAGCTGATTGCCGCCAAGCCGGGCCTTAAGGTCCTGATGGCCTCGACGCTGACGACGCGCGGTGCCTCGGTCACCATTCGCGCGCTGGAGCTGGGGGCGGCGGATTATGTCCCTAAGCCCGATTCGTCGCGCATTGGCGGGGCCGACGGTTTCCGCACCGAACTGCTGACCAAGATACGCGCCCTGTGTGGACGCACCCGTTTGTGGCCCGTGCCGCCCTCTGAGACCAAATCAGAGCCAGCACGGCCATCGTCGCTCGCGCCGTCAGTCACGCCATCACTGGCACCAGCACCGGCACCGCGCGCGGCCAATATTACACCGCTGAAAACCGGACATGTGGCCGCCCCCTTGCTACGCCCGCGTACCGGCCCCAAGCGCATCGACCTGCTGGTAGTCGGCTCATCAACCGGCGGCCCGCCCGCCTTGCGTAACTTCCTGTTGGCCCTTGGGCCTGACTGGAAAATTCCAGTGCTGATCGTGCAGCACATGCCCGCGACCTTCACAACCATTCTGGCGGAACACCTCGATAAGGCGCTGCCGATGACGGTGCGCGAAGCCAAGGACGGGATGCTGATTGAATCGCGCAACGTCTATATCGCGCCCGGCGACTGGCACATGACGATTAAGAACGATCCGATCGTCAAGCAGATCAAGCTCGACCAGAGCCCGCAGGTCAACTGGTGCCGTCCGGCGGTAGATCCATTGTTTCGCTCCGCCGCCGAAGTCTATAGCCACCATGCGCTCGGCGTTGTGCTGACCGGCATGGGCCATGACGGCCGCGACGGCGCGCAGGCTCTGGTCAATGTCGGGGCCACCGTGATGGCGCAGGACGAAGCCTCCAGCGTCGTCTGGGGTATGCCGGGTGCAGTCGCAGAGGCTGGCCTTGCTGAACTTATTAAACCTATTGAAGGGCTGGCGCAGGCCTGTAAGACTTTTGCGCGCGGGGAAAGACCACAATGA
- a CDS encoding protein-glutamate O-methyltransferase CheR — protein sequence MTPEDIEHLAALLKARSGLILGADKTYLIESRLAPIARKEGFANVAGLLTALRTRRDEKVILAVVDAMTTNETFFFRDKTPFDQFKSDVLPAFAKSRISGDIKVWCAACSTGQEPYSLAMMMDEARAQFPRINLDILATDISDRCLEKAQAGLYTQFEVQRGLPITMMVKNFEKVDEMWRISPKMRQGVRFRKYNLLDDLRGLGRMDVIYCRNVLIYFDIATKKRVLEQMATMLADDGYLFLGAAETVLGITDAFKPLQGTRGLYVKNMSASASLRPSATSSLPPLRAAGAA from the coding sequence ATGACACCTGAAGACATCGAACATCTGGCCGCCCTGCTCAAAGCCCGCTCCGGTCTCATCCTGGGGGCAGATAAGACCTATCTGATCGAAAGCCGGCTGGCACCGATTGCGCGCAAAGAAGGCTTTGCCAATGTCGCCGGCCTTCTGACGGCGCTTCGCACCCGTCGCGACGAAAAGGTCATTCTCGCCGTGGTCGATGCCATGACGACCAATGAGACCTTTTTCTTCCGTGACAAAACTCCGTTCGACCAGTTCAAGTCCGACGTCCTGCCCGCCTTTGCCAAGTCGCGCATTTCAGGCGACATCAAAGTATGGTGCGCCGCCTGTTCGACCGGTCAGGAGCCCTATTCGCTGGCCATGATGATGGATGAGGCTCGCGCCCAGTTTCCACGCATCAATCTCGATATTCTGGCGACCGACATTTCCGACCGCTGTCTGGAAAAGGCACAGGCCGGGCTCTATACCCAGTTTGAGGTTCAGCGCGGTCTGCCCATCACCATGATGGTCAAGAACTTTGAAAAAGTCGATGAGATGTGGCGCATCTCGCCCAAGATGCGTCAGGGCGTGCGCTTCCGGAAATACAATCTGCTGGATGATCTGCGTGGACTGGGGCGGATGGATGTCATCTATTGCCGCAACGTGCTGATCTATTTCGACATTGCCACCAAAAAGCGGGTGCTGGAGCAAATGGCCACCATGCTGGCTGACGACGGTTATCTGTTCCTGGGTGCGGCCGAAACGGTTCTGGGCATTACGGACGCTTTCAAGCCGTTGCAGGGCACGCGTGGCCTTTATGTCAAGAACATGAGTGCCTCAGCCTCCCTGCGCCCATCCGCGACTTCCAGCCTGCCACCGCTGCGCGCGGCGGGTGCGGCGTAA
- the recR gene encoding recombination mediator RecR — protein MAIGAGPEIERLMALLSKLPGLGPRSARRAALALLKRREQLLIPLTNAMQDAADKVESCRICGALSTQNPCATCADPARDKTMICVVEEDSALWAMERVGAFSGRYHVLGGLLSALDGVRPEDLRIDGLVERVRSGHITEVIMALPATVEGQTTAHYVADRLKPQNNNMGNGVQITYLARGVPVGGELDWLDDGTISHAFKQRR, from the coding sequence ATGGCGATTGGCGCAGGCCCTGAAATTGAGCGACTGATGGCGCTGCTGTCTAAGCTGCCGGGGCTTGGGCCGCGCTCAGCCAGACGGGCCGCGTTAGCGCTGCTTAAGCGGCGTGAACAGCTTTTGATCCCGCTTACCAACGCCATGCAGGACGCCGCCGATAAGGTGGAATCTTGTCGGATATGCGGGGCCTTATCAACCCAAAATCCGTGTGCGACCTGCGCTGATCCGGCACGCGACAAAACCATGATCTGCGTGGTCGAAGAAGACTCGGCCCTGTGGGCGATGGAACGGGTGGGCGCGTTCAGCGGGCGTTATCATGTGCTGGGCGGGCTGTTGTCCGCTCTGGACGGCGTGCGGCCCGAAGACCTGCGCATTGACGGGTTGGTTGAGCGCGTGCGCAGCGGTCACATTACCGAAGTCATCATGGCTTTGCCCGCGACCGTTGAGGGGCAAACCACCGCCCACTATGTCGCGGATCGCTTGAAGCCCCAAAATAACAACATGGGTAATGGGGTTCAGATCACCTATCTGGCGCGCGGTGTGCCCGTAGGCGGTGAACTCGACTGGCTGGATGATGGGACTATATCCCACGCCTTCAAGCAACGCCGATAA
- a CDS encoding YbaB/EbfC family nucleoid-associated protein encodes MMDINSLMKQAQAVQQKFSEAQNKMSATVVTGTSGAGLVNLDLKGAGELLSLKIDPTLLSEDPEILSDLIVAAHADARRKLDEVNANLMKEAAGPFGGMPNFPGMPKIF; translated from the coding sequence CTGATGGATATCAACAGCTTGATGAAGCAGGCGCAGGCCGTGCAGCAGAAATTCTCCGAAGCCCAGAATAAGATGAGTGCTACGGTTGTGACCGGCACGTCGGGGGCGGGGCTGGTTAATCTTGATCTCAAAGGGGCGGGCGAATTATTATCGCTTAAAATCGACCCCACCCTTTTGTCCGAAGACCCGGAAATCCTGAGCGACCTGATCGTGGCCGCCCATGCCGATGCCCGCCGTAAGCTGGATGAGGTCAATGCCAACCTGATGAAAGAAGCCGCAGGCCCGTTTGGGGGAATGCCCAATTTCCCCGGTATGCCGAAGATATTTTAA